A genomic window from Salvia hispanica cultivar TCC Black 2014 chromosome 5, UniMelb_Shisp_WGS_1.0, whole genome shotgun sequence includes:
- the LOC125186082 gene encoding PRA1 family protein B3-like: MAAPATLPISNPQSESQPPIATPAFRAFISRLNSNIRNGLAQRRPWLELLDRSSFSRPDSLSDAASRIRKNFSYFRVNYVSLIALSLALSLFSHPLSLLVLLALLAAWIFLYLFRPADQPLVLAGRTFSDPETVGILVVSTIVVVFLTSVGSLLISALLLGLAVVCTHGAFRMPEDLFLDDQEQVNTGFLSFLGGAASSAAAAAAPTVVAARV; this comes from the coding sequence ATGGCCGCTCCGGCGACTCTCCCCATCTCCAACCCCCAATCCGAATCTCAGCCCCCGATCGCCACCCCCGCCTTCCGCGCCTTCATCTCCCGCCTCAATTCCAACATCCGCAACGGCCTCGCCCAGCGCCGCCCCTGGCTCGAGCTCCTCGACCGCTCCTCCTTCTCCCGCCCCGACTCCCTCTCCGACGCCGCCTCTCGCATCCGCAAAAACTTCTCCTATTTCCGCGTCAATTACGTCTCCCTCATCGCCCTCTCCCTTGCCCTCTCCCTCTTCTCCCATCCCCTCTCCCTCCTCGTCCTCCTCGCCCTCCTCGCCGCCTGGATCTTCCTCTACCTCTTCCGCCCCGCCGATCAGCCGCTCGTCCTCGCCGGCCGCACCTTCTCCGATCCCGAAACTGTGGGGATTCTGGTGGTTTCCACCATAGTCGTGGTCTTCCTCACCAGCGTCGGATCTCTGCTCATCTCCGCATTGCTCCTCGGCCTCGCCGTGGTCTGCACGCACGGCGCGTTCCGGATGCCTGAGGATTTGTTCTTGGATGATCAGGAGCAGGTCAACACCGGCTTCCTCTCGTTTCTAGGCGGCGCCGCCTCCTCTGCCGCCGCGGCTGCTGCTCCTACGGTTGTCGCAGCGCGCGTCTGA
- the LOC125189161 gene encoding protein RETICULATA-RELATED 6, chloroplastic-like translates to MKMEPRTLTVKPPGFHFPTNKLPRRHVSFRRVVTAECTPPAGRRDVLIAPLLALGAYALHSAAAKADETAESTKQHVKDETINSRIYDATAIGEPLALGKDKSKAWEKMMNARIVYLGEAEQVPTRDDKEVEMEIVSKLRKRCAQAERPLSLALEAIPCDLQSPLNSYIQGRITADALESLLTHWPSQRWQEYEPLLTYCRDNGVPVIACGLPLEVLRTIQGEGVGGLSESDRKKYGPPAGSGFISGFRSISRRSSSSSSSSSSLDINFSSPPAPFEPSSYFSMQAKVVEDYSMSQIILQAVTASGSNGMLVVVTGANHVAYGARGTGLPARISRKIQKKNQVVILLDPERQYIRREGEVPVADFLWYSAARPCSRNCFDRAEIARVMNAAGTRREALPQDLQNGLDLGLVSPEVLQNFFDLERYPIISELTHRFQGFRERLLADPKFLHRLAIEESISITTALVAQYTRRGDRFIQELDYVITDTVRGIVVDFFTVWLPAPTLSFLPVVDSAAPDSLEAVKGLLGSIPDNAFQKNPVGRDWNVSHRIASVVFGGLKLASVGFVSSIGAVVSSNILYLFRKLINPSFAAMEQNKRSPILKSALVYSTFLGTSANLRYQFIAGIVEHRISEEIADQPLLVNGISFVARTINSYLGTQQWIDLARYTGVQASKKEEEIVVTSYEVLEDATNNIDEVEANQQ, encoded by the exons ATGAAGATGGAGCCCCGCACTTTAACCGTCAAACCTCCCGGCTTCCACTTCCCAACAAACAAACTCCCCCGCCGCCACGTCTCCTTCCGCCGCGTCGTCACCGCCGAATGCACCCCCCCGGCCGGGCGCCGCGATGTGCTCATCGCCCCCTTGCTCGCCCTCGGAGCGTACGCGCTCCACTCGGCCGCGGCCAAGGCGGACGAGACGGCAGAATCAACTAAGCAGCATGTCAAGGACGAGACGATTAATTCGAGGATCTACGACGCAACGGCGATAGGAGAGCCGCTGGCGCTGGGGAAGGACAAGAGCAAGGCGTGGGAGAAGATGATGAACGCGCGGATCGTGTATTTAGGCGAGGCCGAGCAGGTCCCGACGCGAGACGACAAAGAGGTGGAGATGGAGATCGTGAGCAAGCTGAGGAAGAGATGCGCTCAAGCTGAGAGGCCCCTGTCGTTGGCCTTGGAGGCTATTCCTTGTGATTTGCAGTCCCCCCTCAATAGCTATATCCAAGGCAGGATCACTGCAGACGCCCTCGAGTCTTTACTAACGCATTGGCCGTCACAGCGCTGGCAGGAATACGAGCCTCTGCTCACTTACTGCCGCGATAATGGAGTTCCGGTTATTGCCTGCGGCCTCCCCCTTGAG GTTTTGAGGACAATTCAAGGTGAAGGGGTAGGCGGGCTCTCGGAAAGTGACCGGAAGAAATATGGTCCGCCTGCAGGGTCGGGCTTCATCTCAGGGTTCCGGTCTATCTCAAGGCGATCctcatcatcttcttcgtcCTCCTCCTCTCTTGACATAAATTTCTCAAGTCCGCCTGCTCCGTTCGAGCCAAGCTCCTACTTCTCCATGCAAGCCAAAGTGGTGGAGGACTACTCCATGTCTCAGATCATTCTACAGGCCGTTACAGCCAGTGGGAGCAACGGGATGCTGGTAGTAGTGACGGGCGCCAACCATGTCGCCTACGGGGCCAGAGGGACGGGTCTACCCGCAAGAATATCCAGAAAGATCCAGAAGAAAAATCAAGTAGTGATATTGCTTGACCCTGAGCGCCAGTATATCAGGAGGGAGGGAGAAGTCCCTGTCGCGGACTTCTTGTGGTACTCGGCTGCCAGGCCCTGCAGTCGGAACTGCTTCGATCGTGCTGAAATCGCTCGAGTCATGAATGCTGCTGGAACTAGGAGAGAAGCCTTACCTCAG GACCTTCAAAACGGACTTGATCTCGGTCTAGTGTCCCCTGAAGTACTACAGAATTTCTTTGATCTAGAGCGATATCCGATCATCTCCGAACTAACACACCGTTTCCAG GGCTTCAGAGAAAGACTACTGGCAGATCCCAAATTTCTACACAGATTGGCCATAGAAGAGTCCATATCAATCACCACAGCCCTGGTAGCTCAGTACACGAGGCGCGGAGACAGATTCATCCAAGAGCTGGACTATGTTATCACGGACACAGTTAGAGGGATCGTGGTGGATTTCTTCACCGTGTGGCTCCCGGCGCCCACGCTGTCGTTCCTCCCTGTCGTGGACTCTGCTGCCCCGGACAGCTTGGAAGCGGTGAAGGGCCTGTTGGGGTCCATCCCGGACAATGCTTTCCAGAAGAATCCGGTCGGGAGGGACTGGAACGTGAGCCATAGAATAGCATCAGTGGTGTTTGGTGGTCTAAAGCTGGCCAGTGTGGGATTCGTCTCCAGCATTGGCGCGGTGGTCTCGTCAAACATACTGTACCTGTTTCGGAAGCTCATCAATCCGAGCTTTGCTGCGATGGAGCAGAACAAACGCTCGCCTATACTCAAATCCGCCCTCGTCTATTCAACCTTCCTCGGAACATCAGCAAATCTGCGCTATCAA TTTATTGCAGGAATAGTGGAGCATAGGATATCGGAGGAGATCGCGGACCAGCCATTGCTAGTAAACGGGATATCGTTTGTGGCTCGAACGATAAACTCGTACTTGGGAACGCAG CAATGGATTGATTTGGCAAGGTACACAGGAGTGCAGGCTAgtaagaaggaagaagaaatagtAGTAACATCGTATGAAGTGTTAGAAGATGCTACCAACAACATTGATGAAGTTGAAGCCAACCAGCAATAG
- the LOC125190549 gene encoding amino acid transporter AVT6C-like, which produces MKLQSHEIEVQAPLLPEFEPINDDRSISGAVFNISTGMVGAGIMSIPATFKVLGVIPSFLVILIMSYFVEVTVEFLLKYTQSGHCNTYGELMAESFGKPGSLALQLCVVITNLGALIIYLIIIGDVLSGNESDGTVHLGVLQEWFGIHWWNSRAFSLLLVVLLVLLPLLLLRRIDSLRHASAISVLLAAFFVVICSVMAIHALWVGETKTPRLLPDFSGGVSAFSLFTTIPVFATAFGCHVNVHPIRAELGRPSDMSAAVRISLILCVAIYFSVGFFGYLLFGESIMADMLVNFDKTSDSVMGIILNNTVRLSYAIHLMLVFPVMNYSLRVNVDELLFPKKPHLAAENIRFLSLTCTLLALIYAAAIAIPNIWYFFQFMGTTTVMFLMFIFPSSVVLKDVHCMSTRRDKALAVLVIILAVGTSLIAIFSNLSDYFGFN; this is translated from the exons ATGAAGCTCCAAAGCCACGAAATCGAAGTTCAAGCTCCGTTGCTCCCGGAATTCGAGCCAATCAACGATGACAGATCGATCTCCGGTGCAGTATTCAACATCTCGACGGGGATGGTGGGGGCCGGGATTATGTCGATTCCGGCCACGTTTAAGGTGCTTGGCGTGATCCCCAGCTTCTTAGTGATCCTGATCATGTCCTATTTCGTGGAGGTTACCGTCGAGTTCCTGTTGAAATACACGCAGTCAGGGCACTGCAACACGTATGGGGAGCTCATGGCTGAATCGTTTGGGAAACCGGGATCACTTGCGCTTCAGCTTTGCGTCGTCATTACCAATCTCGGCgctttgattatttatttgatcatcATCG GAGATGTTCTCTCGGGAAATGAGTCCGACGGAACTGTCCATTTAGGTGTGCTGCAGGAGTGGTTCGGCATCCACTGGTGGAATTCTCGCGCATTCTCGTTGCTTCTGGTTGTACTTCTCGTCTTGCTTCCCTTGCTTCTTCTACGGCGCATAG ATTCACTAAGACATGCCTCAGCTATATCGGTACTACTAGCAGCGTTCTTTGTTGTCATATGCTCTGTGATGGCAATACATGCGTTATGGGTAGGGGAAACAAAAACCCCTAGACTGTTACCTGATTTTTCTGGAGGTGTTTCCGCATTCAGTCTCTTCACTACTATTCCAGTCTTTGCGACTGCCTTTGGATGTCATGTAAATG TACATCCGATAAGAGCAGAGCTGGGAAGGCCTTCTGATATGAGCGCAGCTGTCCGAATCTCACTCATACTGTGTGTTGCAATATACTTTTCTGTTGGCTTCTTTGGCTACCTGCTGTTTGGTGAGTCGATCATGGCAGACATGCTAGTAAACTTCGACAAAACTTCAGATTCTGTCATGGGCATCATTCTCAATAATACTGTTAGATTGAGTTATGCTATTCACCTCATGCTCGTCTTTCCGGTGATGAACTATTCTCTAAGGGTCAATGTTGACGAATTACTCTTCCCCAAAAAGCCTCACTTGGCTGCGGAAAACATCAGATTTTTGTCCCTCACGTGTACGTTGCTTGCATTAATATATGCAGCAGCTATAGCAATTCCAAATATATGGTACTTCTTTCAGTTCATGGGGACAACAACGGTCATGTTTCTGATGTTCATTTTCCCAAGCTCAGTCGTTCTCAA AGATGTTCACTGCATGTCCACAAGGAGGGATAAGGCTTTGGCAGTGTTGGTGATCATCTTGGCTGTGGGGACGAGTTTGATTgccattttctcaaatttgtCTGATTATTTCGGCTTCAATTGA
- the LOC125189790 gene encoding uncharacterized protein LOC125189790: protein MHCLLFLRIVSALEHRYKYFRFREDAVGKPGHTPIKKWTAAIRQLAYGGATDMFDEYLHIGKSTARECLQYFCEGIREIFGEWYLWKPNPVDCHQLIDMHGSVHGFPGMLGSIDCMYWEWKNCSDAWKGMYTTGFKGKHPTMILEAVADY, encoded by the coding sequence atgcatTGTCTGCTATTTCTCCGTATCGTGAGTGCTTTAGAGCATCGATACAAGTATTTCAGGTTCAGGGAGGATGCGGTTGGCAAACCCGGTCACACGCCCATAAAGAAGTGGACTGCCGCAATCAGGCAGCTGGCATACGGAGGCGCGaccgacatgttcgacgagtacctccacattggCAAGTCGACAGCTCGTGAGTGTCTGCAGTATTTTTGCGAGGGCATTAGAGAGATATTCGGAGAATGGTATCTTTGGAAGCCCAACCCCGTAGACTGCCATCAGCTAATAGATATGCACGGGTCGGTGCACGGGTTTCCCgggatgttgggcagcatagattgtatgtattgggagtggaagaattgcTCTGACGCCTGGAAAGGGATGTACACTACCGGCTTCAAAGGCAagcatcccacgatgatccttgaagctGTAGCTGACTACTGA
- the LOC125190391 gene encoding uncharacterized protein LOC125190391: MVSIGDGEDIVGSEESSVGKVKSHAPLHISTSQRGLINEDSSGRGSDGGFSAISKRLRFLKFGNLASPSARFQRIAEGKDEASRAVPSSGSLHIRERFHRIFSRKMDWNNLVKMGKEWIRDPMNMALFVWIACVAVSGAILFMVMIGMLNHALPKKSERDAWFEVNNQILNALFTLMCLYQHPKRIYHLALLLRWREEDILKLRKVYCKHGTYKPHEWAHMMVVVALLNLNCFAQYALCGLNLGYKRSERPAIGVGICISFAIGAPAVAGVYTMLSPLGKDYETQSDEEMQIPVTTEDSSSRDQSRRESLEKRFSFAMRDDGRTLETRPSWSGGILDFWDDISLAYLSLFCSFCVFGWNMERLGFGNMYVHIATFLLFCMAPFWIFNLAAVNIDNETVREALGITGIFLCVFGLLYGGFWRIQMRKRFNLPPSKFCCGKPAVTDCAMWLFCCWCSLAQEVRTGNAYEIVEDKFYKKNCEHMPMSPLNREGGEFRSHPTSPLGNNIPSPSRVTKGNSPSPSRLSKEYNSPGRQLAFIEEESSARVEDETMTAPTISVIRREDD, translated from the coding sequence atggTTTCAATTGGTGATGGTGAGGATATTGTGGGAAGTGAGGAGTCTAGTGTTGGTAAAGTCAAGAGTCATGCACCTCTACACATCTCAACATCTCAGAGAGGTCTTATAAATGAAGATAGCTCGGGGAGAGGATCCGATGGCGGTTTCTCCGCTATCTCTAAAAGGCTAAGGTTTCTTAAATTTGGCAACTTAGCGTCGCCTTCAGCTAGGTTTCAGCGGATTGCAGAGGGGAAGGATGAGGCTTCACGTGCTGTACCTTCTTCCGGTAGTCTCCATATACGTGAGCGCTTCCATAGGATATTTTCGCGTAAAATGGACTGGAATAACCTTGTGAAAATGGGGAAAGAATGGATAAGAGATCCTATGAATATGGCACTCTTTGTTTGGATTGCATGTGTTGCTGTTTCCGGTGCTATCTTGTTCATGGTCATGATTGGCATGTTGAACCATGCCCTGCCCAAGAAGTCGGAGAGGGATGCTTGGTTTGAAGTCAATAATCAGATCCTCAATGCTTTGTTCACTCTCATGTGTTTATACCAGCATCCGAAGCGAATATATCACCTGGCACTACTGCTTAGGTGGAGGGAAGAAGATATTCTAAAGCTTCGGAAAGTTTACTGCAAACATGGTACTTACAAACCCCACGAATGGGCACATATGATGGTGGTTGTAGCCTTGCTGAACTTAAACTGCTTTGCTCAATACGCGTTATGTGGTCTTAACTTGGGATACAAGAGGTCGGAGCGACCTGCCATTGGTGTTGGAATATGTATCTCGTTCGCAATTGGTGCCCCTGCAGTTGCTGGAGTGTACACTATGCTTAGCCCTCTTGGGAAAGATTACGAGACTCAGTCAGATGAGGAAATGCAAATTCCAGTTACGACCGAGGATAGTAGTAGCAGAGACCAATCTAGGAGAGAATCGCTAGAAAAGAGATTCTCGTTTGCGATGAGAGACGATGGAAGAACACTGGAGACGAGACCAAGTTGGAGTGGAGGCATTCTTGATTTTTGGGATGACATTTCTTTAGCTTACCTTTCACTGTTCTGTAGCTTCTGTGTTTTCGGATGGAATATGGAGAGGCTCGGGTTTGGCAATATGTACGTCCACATCGCAACTTTTCTTCTGTTTTGTATGGCTCCCTTTTGGATATTCAACCTGGCTGCTGTTAATATTGATAACGAGACCGTTAGGGAGGCATTAGGCATCACCGGGATATTCCTCTGTGTTTTTGGTCTACTCTACGGTGGGTTTTGGAGAATTCAGATGAGAAAGAGATTTAATCTGCCTCCTTCGAAATTCTGCTGTGGCAAACCAGCTGTGACCGACTGTGCCATGTGGCTTTTCTGCTGTTGGTGCTCGTTGGCTCAGGAAGTAAGAACTGGGAATGCATATGAAATCGTGGAAGACAAGTTTTACAAGAAGAACTGCGAGCATATGCCTATGTCCCCATTGAATCGCGAGGGTGGTGAGTTCCGATCTCATCCCACTTCACCGTTAGGGAACAACATCCCATCTCCATCCCGTGTTACAAAGGGCAACTCGCCTAGTCCCAGCCGATTATCCAAGGAGTACAACAGCCCCGGGAGGCAGCTCGCGTTTATTGAAGAAGAATCTTCTGCGAGAGTTGAGGATGAAACAATGACAGCACCAACAATCTCAGTTATTCGACGAGAAGATGATTAG